The Petrotoga miotherma DSM 10691 genome includes a region encoding these proteins:
- the rplK gene encoding 50S ribosomal protein L11, with protein MAKKLLRVVKLQLEAGKATPAPPVGPALGQYGVNLMEFCKKFNAATADQAGTLLPVEISVFEDRSFTFIVKTPPASFLIKKAAGLKSAAKEPGKEVVAKVKRKQLREIAEMKMKDLNAKDLDAATKIIAGTARSMGIEIED; from the coding sequence ATGGCAAAAAAGCTTTTGAGGGTTGTGAAATTACAATTGGAAGCTGGTAAAGCGACACCTGCTCCACCTGTTGGACCGGCACTGGGGCAATATGGTGTGAATTTGATGGAATTTTGTAAGAAGTTCAACGCTGCAACTGCGGATCAAGCAGGAACATTGTTACCAGTAGAAATATCTGTTTTTGAAGATAGGTCCTTCACGTTTATAGTAAAAACTCCTCCCGCTTCTTTTTTAATAAAAAAAGCTGCCGGTCTTAAATCCGCCGCCAAGGAACCAGGCAAGGAAGTTGTTGCTAAAGTTAAGAGGAAACAGCTTCGTGAGATTGCTGAAATGAAGATGAAAGATCTGAATGCTAAGGATTTAGATGCGGCTACGAAGATTATTGCCGGAACTGCAAGAAGCATGGGAATAGAAATTGAAGATTAA
- a CDS encoding transcription termination/antitermination NusG family protein has protein sequence MRKEWYVLQVYSGMENKVKETLEERIKNLGYEKYIGKIIIPEVDELNYSNKRVQRIYIEKEAQIFVKKGKDVKKGDILAREPEIFAKTSGKIVDIKNFRKILVETEGKKYSKTFLIPESAGLLAGLKAGKKVRAETPFSKNLEYKSDVDGEIVSVEKIKRVVIENESKEDDTYLLPRETFIHEKFKVGSNVRIGDKLCESKEYKAKFSGRIDIRETPFHKEIKIIKTKKKNLFPGYVFVEMMYTKETEELVSNLPYVSTILNIGGKPVKLNKNEIRAVLRLMGEEAYQKRQVKEVRTDFEVGEHVKIINGPFEYFTGKIKDYDLEKQEVQVVVTMFGRETTVTLSLGEIEKIIE, from the coding sequence ATGCGAAAAGAATGGTATGTGCTACAAGTTTATTCTGGAATGGAAAATAAAGTTAAAGAAACTCTAGAAGAGAGAATAAAGAATTTAGGGTATGAAAAGTATATTGGAAAAATAATAATACCTGAAGTTGATGAATTAAATTATAGTAACAAAAGAGTGCAGAGAATCTATATTGAAAAAGAAGCTCAGATATTTGTTAAAAAAGGTAAGGATGTAAAGAAGGGAGATATTTTAGCAAGAGAACCAGAAATATTTGCAAAAACTTCGGGAAAGATAGTAGATATAAAAAATTTCCGTAAGATCTTAGTTGAGACAGAAGGGAAAAAGTATTCAAAGACGTTTTTAATACCAGAAAGTGCCGGCCTATTAGCCGGGTTAAAAGCGGGGAAAAAAGTACGAGCAGAGACTCCTTTTAGTAAGAATCTCGAATATAAGAGTGATGTTGACGGAGAAATTGTGTCTGTTGAAAAAATTAAAAGAGTAGTTATAGAAAATGAATCGAAAGAAGATGATACCTATTTATTGCCTAGAGAAACTTTCATCCACGAGAAATTTAAGGTAGGAAGTAACGTTCGAATAGGAGATAAATTATGCGAGTCTAAAGAATATAAAGCAAAGTTTTCTGGAAGGATAGATATTAGAGAGACTCCTTTTCACAAAGAGATAAAAATCATAAAAACAAAAAAGAAAAATTTATTTCCAGGTTATGTTTTTGTTGAAATGATGTATACTAAAGAAACTGAAGAATTAGTTAGCAATTTACCGTATGTATCTACTATTTTAAACATAGGCGGAAAACCTGTAAAATTGAATAAAAATGAGATTAGAGCTGTTCTTAGATTAATGGGTGAGGAAGCTTACCAAAAAAGGCAAGTTAAAGAAGTTAGAACCGATTTCGAAGTAGGAGAGCATGTAAAAATTATAAATGGCCCTTTTGAGTATTTTACAGGTAAAATTAAAGATTATGATTTGGAAAAACAAGAAGTACAAGTTGTAGTCACCATGTTTGGACGTGAAACTACAGTAACATTATCTTTAGGAGAAATTGAAAAGATCATTGAATAA
- the secE gene encoding preprotein translocase subunit SecE, translated as MSKFWIFLTSVWQEAKKINWPTRKELLNSTLVVLIVIAIFAVYLFAVDFGLLQLFSWLVYPVFLRGSGVPTQ; from the coding sequence ATGTCTAAGTTTTGGATTTTTTTAACTTCCGTTTGGCAAGAAGCGAAGAAAATTAATTGGCCTACAAGAAAAGAGTTACTAAATTCTACATTGGTTGTGCTGATTGTTATAGCAATCTTTGCTGTTTATCTCTTTGCTGTTGATTTTGGACTTTTACAGCTATTTTCATGGTTGGTTTACCCGGTTTTCTTAAGAGGAAGCGGGGTACCTACTCAATAA
- the rplJ gene encoding 50S ribosomal protein L10, producing the protein MLTKERKKSLIDNFIDALDSSPVILFIDFTGMSVAETNDFRIELYKNFGKDVVYTVYRTSLLKTAVKLADKELENFENFFEGSTGVIHAEESDPIEVLKVVKKFSDSHNNKPFIKGGVLEGKIFDSAQAEEYAKLPSKQELYATVVRSLNNPISGLVNALTDNLRKLVYVFNAIKEKK; encoded by the coding sequence TTGTTAACTAAAGAACGTAAAAAGTCTTTAATAGACAACTTTATCGATGCCTTGGATTCTTCTCCTGTTATTTTGTTTATTGATTTTACTGGAATGTCAGTGGCAGAAACTAATGACTTCAGAATAGAACTGTATAAAAACTTTGGAAAGGATGTAGTTTACACCGTCTATAGAACTTCTTTATTAAAGACGGCTGTCAAATTAGCTGATAAGGAATTGGAAAACTTTGAAAATTTTTTTGAAGGTAGTACAGGGGTTATACACGCTGAGGAATCAGACCCCATTGAAGTGTTAAAAGTAGTGAAGAAATTTTCCGATTCTCACAATAATAAACCTTTTATTAAAGGTGGAGTTTTGGAAGGAAAGATTTTTGATTCAGCTCAAGCTGAAGAGTATGCGAAGCTACCGTCGAAGCAAGAGCTTTACGCCACTGTTGTTAGGTCTCTTAATAATCCTATTTCTGGTTTGGTAAATGCTTTAACTGATAATTTAAGAAAACTAGTGTATGTGTTTAACGCTATTAAGGAGAAAAAATAA
- a CDS encoding DNA-directed RNA polymerase subunit beta: MNTVTREVGRRERKFFGKVPEKSEIYEDLVKIQKDSFKDFLNNKVMESIKRYMPIKIPVKTSGKKNKEFLIDFVDVKFEDPSFSESECRDKGLTYAGKAYLKVRITDSATGEMIEKDDIFLCNIPYMTNRGIFIINGAERVIVNQLVRSPGVYFIKEEETDTSKEMFIAHFLPIKGAWLEILYNPNPGKEVLQVRIDRKRKFNFFLFLRALGYENDLDILRLFPKEIDLEDEVDLANYSNCTVLSDLSFKELDNMDPPRKTIYGMKLHEVLELLKKYEIKSVTVAHLVAEITLEKMKKRYEKEESLTSMEAYKEIFSKLKPTEIPRAQKAKDEIEDMYFNPDKFDFSQIGRQKIQVKLRKAYIDYLREVEKKDISEDMEDKIKYPIKTFAIDKLDIILSARYLLHVRENIEGLDTRDHLGNKRVRSVGELMQIEFERAFSKMIQHAPEKVAGVQSMNKISPQSLINSRAIMTAFHQFFASSQLSQFLDQVNPLAELTHKRRLSAIGPGGLKREHAKFEVRDVHHSHYGRMCPIETPEGANIGLITSMAILAKVDEFGFLKTPYYRVRHSKVDLNNIVYLTADEEELYKIAPASAEIGEDGSFIEEYVEARYLGKVSLFHKDEIEYISVTPKQIASVSAALIPFLEHDDANRALMGSNMQRQAVPLLRPQAPYVGTGVEWLAARDSGYLIMANHKGMVDYVDGRKIVIIRLDEENNILKDSNDEPLKDEYTLLKYVRSNQDMCINQVPIVNVGDIVEKGEPIADGPSMDMGELALGRNVFIGFLPWEGYNFEDAMVVSQELLENDTFTSIHIEVFETKAMDTQLGPEEITSDIPNVKKELLRNLDEEGIVKIGSYVSSGDILVGKVTPRGESDTTPEEKLIKSVFGDKGRDIKDTSLTVPHGIEGRVIDVQIFDRKDIPSLEIGVNKYVKVFVATKKTLQVGDKLAGRHGNKGVISTILNKEDMPFLPDGTPLQMLLSPLGVPSRMNIGQVLELHLGWLSMLTNDYYATPIFDGATESEIMGELSKVRKESNLYLGDDPDHPNGKIVLRDGRTGEPFDFPVSVGSMYMLKLSHIAKDKIHARSTGPYSLIHQQPLGGKAHFGGQRFGEMEVWALEAHGAAHTLNEMLTYKSDDIRGRNEVYKAILKGENLPEPGIPESFKVLTKELQGLMLDIKLYDENGNELDVDRL, from the coding sequence TTGAATACGGTCACAAGAGAAGTTGGTAGGAGAGAAAGAAAATTTTTTGGAAAAGTTCCTGAGAAATCTGAGATATATGAGGATTTAGTGAAAATTCAAAAAGACTCTTTTAAAGATTTTTTAAACAACAAGGTTATGGAAAGCATAAAAAGATATATGCCGATAAAGATACCTGTTAAAACAAGCGGAAAGAAAAACAAAGAATTTTTGATTGATTTCGTGGATGTAAAGTTTGAAGACCCATCTTTTAGTGAGAGTGAATGTAGGGACAAAGGATTAACTTATGCGGGCAAAGCTTATTTAAAGGTCAGAATAACTGACTCAGCAACGGGTGAAATGATAGAAAAAGACGACATATTTTTGTGCAACATACCTTATATGACTAATAGAGGTATATTTATTATTAATGGAGCAGAAAGGGTAATAGTTAACCAACTCGTTAGGTCACCAGGGGTATATTTTATAAAAGAAGAAGAGACAGATACCTCGAAAGAAATGTTTATAGCACACTTTTTACCTATTAAAGGTGCATGGTTGGAAATACTTTACAATCCTAATCCAGGTAAAGAGGTTCTTCAAGTCAGAATAGATAGAAAAAGAAAATTCAATTTTTTCCTTTTTTTAAGGGCATTGGGATACGAGAATGATTTGGATATATTACGTTTATTTCCAAAAGAAATTGATTTAGAAGATGAAGTTGATTTGGCAAATTATAGTAATTGTACTGTATTGTCGGATCTATCGTTTAAAGAATTAGATAATATGGATCCCCCAAGAAAAACGATATACGGCATGAAATTACACGAAGTCTTAGAATTGTTGAAAAAATATGAAATTAAGAGTGTAACAGTAGCACATTTGGTTGCGGAAATAACGTTGGAAAAGATGAAAAAAAGATACGAAAAAGAAGAAAGTTTAACTTCTATGGAAGCTTACAAAGAAATTTTTTCAAAATTAAAGCCTACTGAAATCCCTAGGGCTCAAAAGGCTAAAGATGAAATAGAAGATATGTACTTCAATCCGGATAAATTCGATTTTTCACAGATTGGAAGGCAGAAAATTCAAGTCAAATTGAGAAAAGCTTATATTGATTACCTACGTGAGGTCGAAAAAAAGGATATTTCTGAAGATATGGAAGATAAAATAAAATATCCTATTAAAACATTTGCCATAGATAAGTTAGACATCATCTTGTCCGCAAGGTATTTGTTGCATGTAAGAGAAAATATTGAAGGGCTCGACACAAGAGATCATTTGGGTAACAAAAGAGTGAGATCAGTTGGAGAACTCATGCAAATAGAATTTGAAAGAGCTTTTTCTAAAATGATTCAGCACGCTCCTGAAAAAGTTGCGGGCGTTCAATCCATGAATAAAATAAGTCCTCAATCCCTGATAAATTCAAGGGCAATAATGACTGCTTTTCATCAATTTTTTGCATCTAGTCAATTATCACAATTCCTTGATCAGGTGAATCCTTTAGCTGAGCTAACCCATAAGAGAAGGTTATCAGCAATAGGTCCTGGAGGTTTGAAAAGAGAACATGCTAAGTTTGAAGTAAGGGATGTTCACCATTCTCATTATGGAAGGATGTGTCCCATAGAGACTCCGGAAGGTGCGAATATTGGATTAATTACTTCTATGGCAATTTTAGCTAAAGTTGATGAATTTGGCTTTTTGAAAACTCCTTATTATAGAGTAAGACATTCAAAAGTTGATTTAAACAATATAGTATATTTGACTGCTGACGAAGAAGAACTTTATAAAATTGCCCCTGCTTCCGCAGAAATTGGGGAAGATGGTTCTTTCATAGAAGAGTATGTCGAAGCTAGATATTTGGGAAAGGTGAGTTTGTTTCACAAAGATGAGATTGAATATATATCGGTCACGCCAAAACAGATAGCCTCTGTATCAGCTGCTCTTATTCCATTTTTAGAGCATGATGATGCAAACAGAGCTTTAATGGGGTCAAATATGCAAAGGCAGGCCGTTCCTCTTCTTAGGCCCCAAGCTCCTTATGTTGGTACAGGAGTAGAATGGCTAGCAGCAAGAGACTCGGGTTATTTGATTATGGCAAATCATAAAGGTATGGTTGATTATGTAGATGGAAGAAAGATTGTAATTATTAGATTGGACGAGGAGAATAACATTTTAAAAGATTCCAATGATGAACCCTTAAAAGATGAATACACTTTATTAAAATATGTCAGATCTAATCAAGACATGTGTATAAACCAGGTTCCTATCGTAAACGTTGGAGATATTGTAGAAAAAGGGGAGCCCATAGCGGATGGTCCGTCCATGGACATGGGTGAGTTGGCTCTTGGGCGTAATGTTTTCATTGGATTTCTTCCGTGGGAAGGATACAACTTTGAAGACGCCATGGTGGTTAGTCAAGAATTGTTAGAAAACGATACTTTTACATCGATACATATAGAAGTTTTTGAAACAAAAGCTATGGATACTCAGTTGGGCCCTGAAGAAATAACTTCAGATATTCCAAATGTTAAAAAAGAACTTTTAAGAAATTTGGATGAAGAGGGAATAGTTAAAATTGGTTCTTACGTATCTTCTGGAGATATTCTAGTAGGAAAAGTAACACCAAGAGGGGAATCAGATACCACTCCCGAAGAAAAACTCATTAAATCAGTATTTGGTGATAAAGGTAGAGACATTAAAGATACATCTTTAACGGTTCCTCACGGAATAGAAGGAAGAGTTATAGACGTTCAGATTTTTGATCGTAAGGATATTCCTTCTTTGGAAATTGGTGTAAATAAATACGTCAAAGTTTTCGTAGCAACAAAAAAGACTCTACAAGTTGGAGATAAATTAGCAGGTAGACATGGAAACAAAGGAGTAATTTCGACCATTTTGAATAAAGAAGACATGCCATTTCTACCAGATGGAACACCTTTGCAAATGTTACTTTCACCTTTAGGAGTTCCGTCAAGGATGAATATTGGACAAGTTTTGGAACTTCATTTAGGATGGCTTTCGATGTTAACCAACGATTACTACGCCACACCAATTTTTGATGGTGCAACTGAATCTGAAATCATGGGTGAGTTATCTAAAGTAAGAAAAGAAAGCAACTTATATTTAGGTGATGATCCTGATCATCCTAACGGAAAAATTGTTCTTAGAGATGGTAGAACAGGTGAGCCTTTCGATTTTCCTGTCTCGGTAGGTTCCATGTATATGTTGAAATTATCCCATATAGCAAAAGATAAAATCCATGCAAGATCAACCGGTCCATACTCTTTAATCCACCAACAACCATTAGGTGGTAAAGCACATTTTGGCGGACAAAGATTTGGGGAAATGGAAGTATGGGCTCTAGAAGCTCATGGAGCTGCGCATACTCTCAACGAAATGTTAACTTATAAATCCGACGATATTAGAGGTAGGAATGAAGTTTACAAAGCGATATTAAAAGGAGAAAATCTTCCCGAACCAGGGATTCCTGAAAGTTTTAAAGTTTTAACAAAAGAATTACAAGGACTAATGTTAGATATAAAGCTTTACGATGAAAATGGAAACGAGTTAGATGTTGATAGACTCTAA
- the rplA gene encoding 50S ribosomal protein L1 encodes MPKHGKKYKEVMKLVDKQKKYGIDEALDLVKKTSYTKFDGTVELHVLLGIDPKKGDQNVRGTISLPKGTGKNVRVLVFAEGEKAELAKQAGADFVGSDDLIDRINNEGWTDFDVAIASPDIMRKIGRLGKVLGPRGLMPSPKAGTVTDDVAQAVKEFKAGKVEVRNDRTGNIHVPIGKVSFDNGDLKENLIAAFEQLMKMKPESSKGKFIRKAVIVATMGPGINIDLSTLTLTSVA; translated from the coding sequence ATGCCAAAACATGGAAAAAAGTATAAAGAAGTGATGAAACTTGTTGATAAACAAAAAAAATACGGTATCGATGAGGCGTTGGATTTAGTTAAAAAGACTTCTTACACGAAATTTGATGGTACTGTAGAACTTCATGTACTTTTGGGAATAGATCCCAAAAAGGGAGACCAAAACGTTAGAGGTACAATTTCCCTGCCCAAAGGTACGGGTAAAAATGTGAGAGTTTTAGTTTTTGCGGAGGGAGAAAAAGCTGAATTGGCTAAGCAAGCAGGTGCTGATTTTGTTGGTTCGGATGACTTAATAGATAGAATAAACAACGAAGGCTGGACTGATTTTGATGTAGCAATTGCCTCTCCTGATATAATGAGGAAGATAGGAAGGCTTGGTAAAGTATTAGGTCCACGAGGTCTTATGCCTTCTCCCAAAGCAGGAACAGTAACCGATGACGTAGCACAAGCAGTTAAAGAGTTTAAAGCCGGCAAGGTGGAAGTTAGAAATGACAGAACGGGAAACATACACGTGCCTATCGGCAAGGTTTCTTTCGATAATGGTGATTTAAAAGAAAACTTAATTGCCGCTTTTGAACAATTAATGAAGATGAAACCAGAAAGTTCAAAGGGAAAATTTATTAGAAAAGCTGTGATTGTTGCTACAATGGGACCAGGTATCAATATCGATTTGAGCACATTAACCTTAACATCTGTTGCCTAA
- the rplL gene encoding 50S ribosomal protein L7/L12 translates to MTKEELINEIKNMTVGELAELVKALEDEFGVSAAAPVMAAVPGAAGVSSAQQEEEKTDFDVVLKSFGDKKIGVIKVVREITTLGLKEAKDLVEKAGTPDAVIKEGVPKEEAEEIKKKLEEAGAEVELK, encoded by the coding sequence ATGACAAAAGAGGAACTTATAAACGAAATTAAAAATATGACCGTAGGAGAACTGGCTGAATTAGTAAAAGCGCTCGAGGATGAATTTGGAGTTTCTGCAGCAGCCCCCGTAATGGCAGCAGTACCAGGTGCAGCAGGTGTTTCTTCCGCACAGCAAGAAGAAGAAAAAACAGATTTTGATGTTGTTTTGAAAAGTTTTGGAGACAAAAAGATTGGTGTAATAAAAGTGGTAAGAGAAATCACAACTTTGGGTCTAAAAGAAGCTAAGGATCTCGTAGAAAAGGCTGGAACTCCAGATGCAGTGATAAAAGAAGGTGTCCCAAAAGAAGAAGCAGAAGAAATAAAGAAAAAACTTGAAGAAGCAGGAGCTGAAGTAGAATTAAAATAA
- the rpmG gene encoding 50S ribosomal protein L33 produces MAAKSQIIKFSLKCTECNNRNYYKKKNRNYKEKIELKKYCPHCRKHTLHVEAKI; encoded by the coding sequence TTGGCTGCTAAATCTCAAATTATAAAATTTTCTTTAAAATGCACAGAATGTAATAATAGGAACTACTATAAAAAGAAAAATAGAAATTACAAAGAAAAAATTGAGCTGAAAAAATACTGTCCTCACTGTAGAAAACATACTCTTCATGTGGAAGCAAAAATTTAA
- a CDS encoding ATP-dependent Clp protease ATP-binding subunit: MFDNFTERAAKVFIEAQNEAKQMGHPYVGTEHILLGLLKVGGGHLDTVFEEFNLYYNSIKMEITNVVGTNSTQGIIGSPQPTPRAKRILELAYDESELMGFGKIDAEHLLLGICREAEGIASHILKRSGINLTLMRKELTDMMIKGRSSGKMEIAKTEESEERKRQKQNALKQLEEYGTDLTAQAEKHKLDPIIGREIEINRIMEILARRKKNNPVLIGEAGVGKSAIVEGLAQRIVEGRVPEILKNKTIFSLDITSIVAGTKYRGEFEKRMKKLMQILQKTEDIILFIDELHMIVEAGAAEGSSMDAANVLKPALANGEITVIGSTTASEYRKFIEKDPALERRFQKIYVTEPTIEETINILSGIKSKYEEHHKVKYQHSAIQSAVQLSVRYITDRHLPDKAIDVIDEAGAKARLSALTLPNKLKIQSEKIADFESKRNDPDFEEETEEKIKNMKEKYEEEYSKWRTEAENKIIPINEEDIAEIISNWTGVPLRQLRLEEMEKLLNLEAVLHERVVGQDEAIKSVAKAIRRARSGLKDPRRPTGVFMFLGPTGVGKTELAKTLAAYLFGNETHLVRIDMSEYMEKFSVSRLVGAPPGYVGYDEGGQLTEIVRRRPYSVILLDEIEKAHTDVYNILLQIMDEGRLTDSQGRTVDFRNTIIVMTSNLGSEQINKTKRSLGFVEEDTVESEYKDIKQQVMSAVKKAFKPEFINRLDDVIVFHPLTKNQLKNIISIQLSDLKSRLEERNLTLSVKESAIDFLLEKGYDSVFGARPLKRAIQRYIEDPLSEELLKGKYEEGDKILVTHKKSKDNLSFRRSPKSKKQMEKKVVNS; encoded by the coding sequence ATGTTTGATAATTTTACAGAAAGAGCTGCAAAAGTTTTTATTGAGGCTCAAAATGAAGCAAAACAGATGGGACACCCCTATGTTGGAACAGAACACATTTTATTGGGACTGTTAAAAGTTGGAGGAGGCCATTTAGATACTGTATTTGAGGAATTTAATTTGTACTATAATTCTATAAAAATGGAAATAACAAATGTTGTTGGTACAAATTCTACCCAAGGAATAATAGGTTCTCCACAACCTACCCCAAGAGCAAAAAGAATATTAGAGTTGGCATACGATGAATCTGAACTCATGGGTTTTGGCAAGATAGACGCAGAACATCTTCTTTTAGGTATCTGTAGAGAAGCAGAAGGAATAGCTTCTCATATATTGAAGCGTTCCGGAATAAATCTAACTTTGATGAGAAAAGAACTAACAGATATGATGATAAAAGGGAGATCATCCGGAAAAATGGAGATTGCTAAAACCGAAGAGTCAGAAGAAAGAAAGCGCCAAAAACAAAATGCACTTAAGCAACTCGAAGAATACGGAACTGATTTAACCGCACAAGCTGAGAAACATAAATTGGATCCTATAATTGGAAGGGAAATAGAAATAAACCGCATAATGGAAATATTGGCTAGACGAAAAAAGAATAATCCTGTTTTGATAGGCGAGGCAGGCGTAGGTAAAAGCGCAATAGTTGAAGGTTTGGCACAAAGAATTGTAGAAGGCCGAGTACCAGAGATTTTAAAAAATAAAACTATTTTCTCCTTGGATATTACTTCAATAGTAGCCGGAACAAAATATCGAGGAGAATTTGAGAAACGAATGAAAAAATTGATGCAAATATTGCAAAAAACTGAAGATATTATTCTTTTTATCGATGAACTACATATGATTGTAGAAGCCGGAGCAGCAGAGGGTTCTTCCATGGACGCTGCGAATGTATTAAAACCAGCCTTAGCAAATGGAGAAATTACTGTTATAGGTTCTACCACGGCAAGTGAGTACAGGAAATTTATCGAAAAGGATCCAGCCCTCGAAAGACGTTTCCAAAAAATATATGTGACTGAACCGACTATTGAAGAGACTATAAACATCTTATCTGGTATAAAATCCAAATATGAGGAGCATCACAAAGTTAAATATCAACATTCTGCAATTCAATCAGCTGTACAACTCTCAGTAAGGTATATTACAGATAGACATCTACCAGATAAAGCGATTGATGTTATTGATGAAGCTGGGGCTAAAGCGCGTTTAAGCGCTCTAACACTTCCCAACAAATTAAAAATTCAATCTGAAAAGATAGCAGATTTTGAAAGTAAAAGAAATGATCCGGACTTTGAAGAAGAAACTGAGGAAAAGATAAAAAATATGAAAGAAAAGTACGAAGAAGAATACTCAAAATGGAGAACTGAAGCTGAAAATAAAATAATTCCAATAAACGAAGAGGATATAGCTGAAATAATATCCAATTGGACCGGTGTCCCTTTAAGACAATTACGTCTCGAAGAGATGGAGAAATTATTGAATTTAGAAGCCGTATTACATGAACGAGTGGTAGGGCAGGATGAAGCTATAAAATCAGTTGCAAAGGCTATAAGAAGGGCACGAAGTGGATTAAAAGATCCAAGAAGACCAACAGGTGTATTTATGTTTCTAGGACCAACTGGCGTTGGAAAAACCGAATTAGCAAAGACTTTAGCAGCATATCTTTTCGGAAATGAAACACATTTAGTGAGAATTGATATGAGTGAATACATGGAGAAATTTAGCGTTTCAAGGCTTGTAGGTGCCCCTCCAGGATATGTCGGTTACGATGAAGGAGGGCAGTTAACAGAAATTGTAAGAAGAAGACCGTATTCCGTAATTTTACTGGACGAAATAGAAAAGGCACATACGGATGTATATAATATTCTTTTGCAAATAATGGATGAAGGTAGATTAACAGATTCTCAAGGAAGAACGGTTGACTTCAGAAACACGATAATTGTTATGACCTCTAATCTTGGTTCTGAACAGATTAATAAAACTAAGAGAAGTTTAGGTTTTGTAGAAGAAGACACGGTAGAAAGTGAATATAAAGATATCAAACAGCAGGTAATGTCTGCAGTGAAGAAAGCATTCAAACCCGAATTCATAAACAGATTAGACGATGTTATCGTATTTCACCCGCTTACTAAAAATCAACTCAAAAATATTATATCCATTCAACTAAGCGACCTAAAAAGCCGATTGGAAGAAAGAAATCTTACATTATCCGTTAAAGAAAGCGCTATTGATTTCTTACTGGAAAAGGGATATGATTCTGTTTTTGGAGCAAGACCATTGAAAAGAGCTATACAAAGATATATTGAAGATCCTTTGTCCGAAGAGTTATTAAAAGGAAAATATGAAGAAGGAGATAAAATACTTGTAACTCACAAAAAATCTAAAGATAATCTTTCTTTCAGAAGAAGTCCGAAGAGCAAGAAACAAATGGAAAAGAAAGTGGTTAATAGTTGA